One window from the genome of Osmerus eperlanus chromosome 1, fOsmEpe2.1, whole genome shotgun sequence encodes:
- the LOC134017632 gene encoding globoside alpha-1,3-N-acetylgalactosaminyltransferase 1-like produces the protein MALFPLCKRLAGSARVLRKQLALYCLLLFLLIYFLKGRRTAVKIDKPPIFRSLGLDLSVEARAVTEETVKEKRQRLHQETWWGAPLVWGDSSISVWRRDEFGQRRVHTGLLTLAVGGYAGFLPRFLSSAELHFLPGATVTYYILTDSPRTLEPLPLLAPRRNLKIVPVAELVGWKHLALRRMALLASAIKDPIRNEVEYVFCADVDQEFVAPVGAEILGELVATLHPELYGMPRHAFPYEREPDSSAFVEDGEGDYYYTSELYGGLCPEVYTMARACSQLILQDQERGVQIAGLEESYLNRYFINRRPTCVLSPEYSWWESALAADVPAKRLVSLGRQCESLEPQKREQHGC, from the exons ATGGCGCTGTTCCCACTCTGCAAACGCCTCGCAG GATCTGCCAGAGTGTTAAGAAAGCAGTTGGCCCTGTACTGCCTGCTTCTGTTTCTGCTTATAT ACTTCCTTAAAGGCAGAAGAACGGCAGTCAAGATCGATAAACCCCCCATCTTTCGCTCTCTGGGATTGGACCTCAGCGTTGAGGCCAGAGCAGTGACTGaggaaactgtcaaggagaagAGACAGCGCCTCCATCAGGAAACATGGTGGGGCGCTCCGCTGGTGTGGGGTGACAGTTCCATTTCAGTTTGGCGGAGAGACGAGTTTGGCCAACGGAGAGTCCACACCGGCCTGTTGACGCTAGCGGTGGGCGGTTACGCCGGTTTCCTCCCTCGCTTCCTGTCTTCGGCCGAACTCCACTTCCTACCGGGTGCCACCGTCACTTACTATATTCTGACAGACAGCCCTCGCACACTGGAGCCGCTGCCCCTTCTTGCCCCCAGGAGAAATCTGAAGATAGTCCCCGTGGCGGAGCTAGTTGGCTGGAAGCACCTAGCCCTGCGGCGCATGGCCTTGCTGGCCTCCGCCATCAAAGACCCAATTCGTAATGAGGTTGAGTATGTCTTCTGCGCTGATGTGGACCAAGAGTTTGTGGCCCCGGTGGGGGCAGAGATCCTTGGGGAACTGGTGGCCACGCTGCACCCGGAGCTGTATGGGATGCCACGGCACGCCTTCCCGTATGAGCGTGAGCCAGACTCATCGGCCTTCGTGGAGGATGGGGAAGGAGACTATTACTACACGTCAGAGCTGTATGGTGGCCTGTGCCCCGAGGTGTACACCATGGCCAGAGCCTGCTCTCAGCTCATCCTCCAAgaccaggagaggggggtgcagaTCGCCGGTCTGGAGGAGAGCTACCTGAACCGCTACTTCATCAACCGGAGGCCCACCTGCGTCCTGTCGCCGGAATACAGCTGGTGGGAATCTGCCCTGGCCGCAGATGTGCCGGCAAAGAGGCTAGTCTCCctagggaggcagtgtgagtcTCTGGAGCCACAGAAAAGAGAGCAGCATGGCTGCTGA